The following proteins come from a genomic window of Bos mutus isolate GX-2022 chromosome 23, NWIPB_WYAK_1.1, whole genome shotgun sequence:
- the DSP gene encoding desmoplakin isoform X2: protein MSCNGGSHPRINTLGRMTRAESGPDLRYEMTCGGVGGGGGGGGGGGTSRMYYSRRCTVTDQNSDGYGQTGTMSRHQNTIQELLQSCSDCLMRAELVVQPELKYGDGIQLARSRELDECFAQANDQMEITDSLIREMRQMGQPCDAYQKRLLQLQEQMRALYKAISGPRVRRASSKGGGGYTCQSGSGWDEFTKRLTSECLGWMRQQRAEMDMMTWGVDLASVEQHISSHRSIHNTIGDYRWQLDKIKADLREKSAIYQLEEEYENLLKASFERMDHLRQLQNIIQATSREIMWINDCEEEELLYDWSDRNTNIAQKQEAFSIRMSQLEVKEKELNKLKQESDQLVLNQHPASDKIEAYMDTLQTQWSWILQITKCIDVHLKENAAYFQFFEEAQSTEAYLKGLQDSIRKKYPCDKNTPLQRLLEQIKELEKEREKILEYKRQVQSLVNKSKKIVQLKPRNPDYRSNKPIILRALCDYKQDQKIVHKGDECILKDNNERSKWYVTGPGGVDMLVPSVGLIIPPPNPLAVDLSSKIEQYYEAILALWNQLYINMKSLVSWHYCMIDIEKIKAMTIAKLKTMRQEDYMKTISDLELHYQEFIRNSQGSEMFGDDDKRKMQTQFTDAQKHYQTLVIQLPGHPQHQTVTTTEITHLGTCQDVNHNKVIETNRENDKQEAWMLIELQKIRRQMELCESRMALKNILLADQGSSHHITVKINELKSVQNDAQAIAQVLNQLKDMLANFRGSEKYCYLQNEVFGLFQKLENINGVTDGYLNSLCAVRALLQAILQTEDMLKVYEARLTEEETVCLDLDKVEAYRCGLKKIKNDLNLKKSLLATMKTELQKAQQIHSQTSQQYPLYDLDLGKFSEKVTQLTDRWQRIDKQIDYRLWDLEKQIKQLRNYRDNYQTFCKWLYDAKRRQDSLESMKFGDSNTVMRFLNEQKNLHSEISGKRDKSEEVQKIAELCANSIKDYELQLASYTSGLETLLSIPIKRTVIQSPSGVILQEAADMHARYIELLTRSGDYYRFLSEMLKSLEDLKLKNTKIEVLEEELRLARDANSENCNKNKFLDQNLQKYQAECSQFKAKLVSLEELKRQAELDGKSAKQNLDKCYGQIKELNEKITRLTYEIEDEKRRRKAVEDRFDQQKSDYDQLQKARQNEKESLGWQKMESEKAIKEKEFEIERLRVLLQEEGARKREYENELAKASNRIQESKNQCTQVVQERESLLVKIKVLEQDKARLQRLEEELSRAKTTLEAESRLKQRLECEKQQIQNDLNQWKTQYSRKEEAIRKIESEREKSEREKNSLRSEIERLQAEIKRIEERCRRKLEDSSRETQSQLETERCRLQREIDRLKQRPFGSHRETQTEYEWSVDSSKLVFDGLRKKVTAMQLYECQLIDKATLDKLLKGKKSVEEVASEIQPFLRGAGAIAGASASPKEKYSLVEAKRKKLITPESTVMLLEAQAATGGIIDPHRNEKLTVDSAIARDLIDFDDRQQIYTAEKAITGFDDPFSGKTVSVSEAIKKNLIDRETGMRLLEAQIASGGVVDPVNSVFLPKDVALARGLIDRDLYRSLNDPRDSQKNFVDPVTKKKVSYMQLRERCRIEPHTGLLLLSVQKRSMSFQGIRQPVTVSELVDSGILRPSTVNELESGQISYDEVGERIKDFLQGSSCIAGIYNETTKQKLGIYEAMKIGLVRPGTALELLEAQAATGFIVDPVSNLRLPVEEAYKRGLVGIEFKEKLLSAERAVTGYNDPETGNIISLFQAMNKELIEKGHGIRLLEAQIATGGIIDPKESHRLPVDIAYKRGYFNEELSEILSDPSDDTKGFFDPNTEENLTYLQLKERCIKDEETGLCLLPLKEKKKQVQTSQKNTLRKRRVVIVDPETNKEMSVQEAYKKGLIDYDTFKELCEQECEWEEITITGSDGSTRVVLVDRKTGSQYDIQDTIDKGLIDRKFFEQYRSGSLSLTQFADMISLKNGVGGGVGGIVGGGSSTGGGLSDDVFGSSRHETVSKISTISSIRNLTIRSSSLSEPLEESSPIAAIFDTENLEKISISEGIERGIVDSISGQRLLEAQACTGGIIHPTTGQKLSLQDAVSQGLIDQDMATRLKPAQKAFIGFEGVKGKKKMSAAEAVKEKWLPYEAGQRFLEFQYLTGGLVDPEVQGRISTEEAIRKGYIDGRAAQRLQDTSTYGKILTCPKTKLKISYKDAINRSMVEDVTGLRLLEAASVSSKGLPSPYNMSSAPGSRSGSRSGSRSGSRSGSRSGSRRGSFDATGNSSYSYCYSFSSSSIGH from the exons TCAAACGGGAACGATGTCCAGGCACCAGAACACCATCCAGGAGCTCCTGCAGAGCTGCTCCGACTGCCTGATGAGGGCGGAGCTCGTCGTGCAGCCC GAACTGAAGTATGGAGATGGAATTCAGCTGGCCCGGAGCAGAGAGCTGGACGAGTGTTTCGCCCAGGCCAACGATCAGATGGAAATTACTGATAGCTTGATCAGAGAGATGCGGCAGATGGGCCAGCCCTGTGATGCTTATCAGAAAAG GCTGCTGCAGCTGCAGGAACAGATGCGAGCCCTCTACAAAGCCATCAGCGGCCCCCGCGTCCGCAGGGCCAGCTCCAAGGGCGGCGGAGGGTACACCTGCCAGAGTGGCTCCGGGTGGGACGAATTCACCAAGCGCCTCACCAGCGAGTGTCTGGGGTGGATGAGGCAGCAGAGG GCGGAGATGGACATGATGACCTGGGGCGTGGACCTGGCCTCGGTGGAGCAGCACATCAGCAGCCACAGGAGCATCCACAACACCATCGGGGACTACCGCTGGCAGCTGGACAAGATCAAAGCCGACCTG CGGGAGAAATCTGCAATCTACCAGTTGGAGGAGGAGTATGAAAACCTACTG AAAGCGTCCTTCGAGAGGATGGACCACCTTCGGCAGCTGCAGAACATCATCCAGGCCACGTCCCGCGAGATCATGTGGATCAACGACTGTGAGGAGGAGGAGCTGCTGTATGACTGGAGCGACAGGAACACCAACATCGCCCAGAAGCAGGAGGCCTTCTCG ATACGCATGAGTCAGCTGGAGGTTAAGGAGAAAGAGCTCAATAAGCTTAAACAAGAAAGTGACCAACTTGTCCTCAATCAACATCCAGCTTCAGACAAAATTGAG GCCTATATGGACACCCTGCAGACCCAGTGGAGCTGGATTCTTCAGATCACCAAATGCATTGATGTTCATCTCAAAGAAAATGCTGCCTACTTTCAG TTTTTTGAAGAGGCTCAGTCGACGGAAGCCTACCTGAAGGGTCTCCAAGACTCCATCAGGAAGAAGTACCCTTGTGACAAGAACACGCCCCTGCAGCGCCTGCTGGAGCAGATCAAGGAGCTGGAG AAAGAACGGGAGAAAATCCTTGAATACAAGCGCCAGGTGCAGAGCTTGGTAAACAAGTCCAAGAAGATTGTGCAGCTGAAACCGCGTAACCCGGACTACAGAAGCAATAAACCCATTATTCTCAGGGCTCTCTGCGACTACAAGCAGGACCAG AAAATTGTCCACAAAGGGGACGAATGTATCCTGAAAGACAACAATGAGCGGAGCAAGTGGTACGTGACCGGCCCGGGGGGCGTGGACATGCTCGTGCCCTCTGTGGGCCTCATCATCCCTCCGCCCAACCCTCTGGCCGTGGACCTCTCGAGCAA GATCGAGCAGTACTACGAAGCCATCCTGGCCCTGTGGAACCAGCTCTACATCAACATGAAGAGCCTGGTGTCCTGGCACTACTGCATGATCGATATCGAGAAGATCAAGGCCATGACCATCGCCAAG CTGAAAACCATGCGGCAGGAAGACTACATGAAGACCATCTCTGACCTCGAGCTACATTACCAAGAGTTCATCAGGAACAGCCAGGGCTCGGAGATGTTCGGAGACGACGACAAGCGGAAGATGCAGACCCAGTTCACAGATGCCCAGAAGCACTACCAGACCCTGGTCATACAGCTGCCCGGCCACCCCCAGCACCAGACAG TAACCACAACTGAAATCACTCACCTTGGGACCTGCCAAGACGTCAACCACAATAAAGTAATTGAAACCAACAGAGAAAATGACAAGCAAGAAGCGTGGATGTTGATAGAGCTCCAGAAGATACGCCGGCAGATGGAGCTCTGTGAGAGCAGGATGGCCCTGAAGAACATCCTTCTGGCAGATCAGGGGTCTTCCCACCACATCACAGTGAAAATAAACGAGCTCAAG AGCGTACAGAATGATGCTCAAGCCATTGCTCAAGTTCTCAACCAGCTGAAGGACATGCTAGCCAACTTCAGAGGTTCGGAAAAATATTGCTATTTGCAGAATGAGGTATTTGGATTGTttcagaaactggaaaatatCAACGGCGTGACGGACGGCTACTTAAATAG CTTGTGTGCTGTGAGAGCCCTCCTGCAGGCCATTCTCCAGACAGAAGACATGTTGAAGGTTTATGAGGCCAGACTTACGGAAGAGGAGACCGTGTGCCTGGATCTGGATAAAGTGGAGGCTTACCGCTGTGGACTCAAG aaaattaaaaatgacttgAACTTGAAGAAGTCCTTGTTGGCCACCATGAAGACTGAACTGCAGAAGGCCCAGCAGATCCACTCCCAGACTTCACAGCAGTATCCACTCTATGACCTGGACCTGGGCAAGTTCAGCGAAAAGGTCACCCAGCTGACAGATCGCTGGCAGAGAATCGATAAGCAGATAGACTACAG ATTATGGGATCTGGAGAAACAAATCAAGCAACTGAGGAATTACCGTGATAACTATCAGACTTTCTGCAAATGGCTCTATGATGCCAAACGCCGCCAGGATAGCTTAGAATCCATGAAGTTTGGAGATTCCAACACGGTCATGAGATTTTTGAATGAGCAGAAG aACTTGCACAGTGAGATAAGTGGCAAACGAGACAAATCAGAAGAAGTACAAAAAATTGCTGAACTTTGTGCAAATTCAATTAAG GATTATGAACTGCAGCTGGCATCATACACCTCAGGACTGGAAACTCTGCTGAGTATCCCTATCAAGAGAACTGTGATTCAGTCTCCTTCTGGGGTGATTCTGCAAGAG GCTGCAGATATGCATGCTCGGTACATAGAGCTTCTTACAAGGTCTGGAGACTATTACAGATTCTTAAGTGAGATGCTGAAGAGTTTGGAAGATCTGAAG CTGAAAAATACCAAGATCGAAGTTCTGGAGGAGGAGCTCAGGCTGGCCCGAGACGCCAACTCGGAGAACTGCAATAAGAACAAATTCCTGGATCAGAACCTGCAGAAATACCAGGCGGAGTGCTCCCAGTTCAAAGCTAAGCTCGTGAGCCTGGAGGAGCTGAAGAGACAGGCCGAGCTGGACGGCAAGTCGGCCAAGCAAAACCTAGACAAATGCTACGGGCAGATCAAAGAACTCAACGAGAAGATCACCCGGCTGACGTACGAGATCGAGGATGAGAAGCGCAGGAGAAAGGCCGTGGAGGACAGGTTTGACCAGCAGAAGAGCGACTACGACCAGCTGCAGAAAGCACGGCAGAACGAGAAGGAGAGCCTCGGCTGGCAGAAGATGGAGTCTGAGAAGGCCATCAAGGAGAAGGAGTTCGAGATAGAGAGGTTGAGAGTGCTGCTGCAAGAGGAGGGTGCCCGGAAGAGAGAATATGAAAATGAGCTGGCAAAG gCATCTAATAGGATTCAGGAATCCAAGAATCAGTGCACTCAGGTCGTGCAGGAGAGGGAGAGCCTCCTGGTGAAAATCAAAGTCCTGGAACAAGACAAGGCCAGGctgcagaggctggaggaggagctgagtcGCGCCAAGACGACTCTGGAAGCGGAAAGCAGGCTGAAGCAGCGCCTGGAGTGTGAGAAACAGCAGATCCAGAACGACCTGAACCAGTGGAAGACGCAGTACTCCCGCAAGGAGGAGGCCATCAGGAAGATCGAGTCAGAGCGAGAGAAGAGCGAGAGAGAGAAGAACAGCCTTCGGAGCGAGATTGAAAGGCTGCAGGCGGAGATCAAGCGGATCGAGGAGAGGTGCCGGCGGAAGCTGGAGGACTCCAGCCGGGAGACGCAGTCCCAGCTGGAGACGGAGCGCTGCCGGCTGCAGAGGGAGATCGACAGGCTCAAGCAGCGCCCCTTTGGGTCCCACCGTGAGACCCAGACCGAGTACGAGTGGTCCGTGGACTCCTCCAAGCTGGTGTTCGACGGGCTGAGGAAGAAGGTGACAGCCATGCAGCTGTACGAGTGCCAGCTGATCGACAAGGCGACCCTGGACAAGCTGCTGAAGGGGAAGAAGTCCGTGGAGGAAGTTGCTTCTGAGATCCAACCTTTCCTCCGGGGAGCGGGAGCCATCGCTGGGGCGTCCGCTTCCCCGAAGGAAAAGTACTCCTTGGTGGAGGCCAAGAGAAAGAAGTTGATCACCCCAGAATCCACAGTCATGCTCCTGGAAGCCCAGGCAGCCACGGGTGGTATAATCGACCCCCACAGGAACGAGAAGCTGACGGTGGACAGTGCCATCGCGCGGGACCTCATCGACTTCGATGACCGCCAGCAGATATATACGGCGGAGAAAGCCATCACTGGCTTCGATGACCCATTTTCCGGCAAGACCGTGTCTGTGTCAGAGGCCATCAAGAAAAATCTGATTGATCGAGAGACCGGAATGCGTCTGCTGGAAGCCCAGATTGCTTCGGGGGGCGTGGTGGACCCCGTGAACAGCGTCTTTTTGCCGAAAGATGTGGCCTTGGCCCGCGGGCTGATTGACAGAGATCTGTATCGTTCCCTGAACGACCCCCGGGATAGTCAGAAGAACTTCGTGGATCCAGTCACCAAAAAGAAGGTCAGTTACATGCAGCTGAGGGAGAGGTGCAGAATTGAACCGCACACTGGGCTGCTCCTGCTGTCAGTACAGAAAAGAAGTATGTCCTTCCAAGGAATCAGACAGCCCGTGACCGTCTCTGAGCTGGTCGACTCTGGTATATTGAGACCGTCCACTGTCAATGAACTGGAGTCGGGTCAGATTTCTTATGACGAGGTTGGTGAGAGAATTAAGGACTTCCTCCAGGGTTCAAGCTGCATCGCGGGCATCTACAACGAGACCACGAAACAGAAGCTTGGCATCTACGAGGCCATGAAAATTGGCTTGGTCCGCCCCGGCACCGCCCTGGAGCTGCTGGAAGCACAGGCAGCAACTGGCTTCATCGTGGATCCCGTGAGCAACTTGAGGTTACCGGTGGAAGAGGCCTACAAACGGGGCCTGGTGGGCATCGAGTTCAAGGAGAAGCTCCTGTCTGCGGAGCGAGCCGTCACCGGGTACAACGACCCTGAGACAGGAAACATCATCTCCTTGTTCCAAGCCATGAACAAAGAGCTCATTGAAAAGGGCCATGGCATCCGCCTGCTGGAAGCGCAGATTGCAACCGGCGGGATCATCGACCCGAAGGAGAGCCATCGCCTGCCTGTCGACATCGCCTACAAGAGGGGCTACTTCAATGAGGAGCTCAGTGAGATTCTCTCAGATCCGAGTGATGATACCAAAGGCTTCTTTGACCCGAACACTGAAGAAAACCTTACGTATCTGCAGCTGAAAGAAAGGTGCATCAAAGACGAAGAAACTGGCCTGTGTCTCCTTCCcctgaaagagaagaagaaacaggTGCAGACGTCCCAGAAGAACACCCTCAGGAAGCGCAGAGTGGTCATCGTGGACCCGGAAACCAACAAGGAGATGTCCGTGCAGGAGGCCTACAAGAAGGGCCTCATAGACTACGACACCTTCAAAGAACTGTGTGAGCAGGAGTGCGAGTGGGAGGAAATAACCATCACTGGCTCGGACGGCTCCACTCGGGTGGTCCTGGTGGACAGGAAGACGGGCAGTCAGTACGACATCCAAGACACTATCGACAAGGGCCTCATCGACAGGAAGTTCTTCGAGCAGTACCGGTCCGGCAGCCTCAGCCTCACTCAGTTCGCAGATATGATCTCCTTGAAGAACGGCGTGGGTGGTGGCGTGGGCGGCATCGTGGGCGGTGGCAGCAGCACCGGGGGTGGCCTCAGCGATGATGTCTTTGGCAGCTCCCGACACGAGACCGTCAGTAAGATCTCCACCATCTCCAGCATCAGGAATTTAACCATCAGGAGCAGCTCCCTATCTGAGCCGCTGGAAGAGTCCAGCCCCATCGCAGCCATCTTTGACACGGAAAACCTGGAGAAGATCTCCATTTCGGAAGGGATAGAGCGGGGCATCGTTGACAGCATCAGCGGGCAGCGGCTTTTGGAGGCTCAGGCCTGCACGGGCGGCATCATCCACCCGACCACGGGCCAGAAGCTGTCTCTCCAGGATGCAGTCTCCCAGGGCCTGATTGACCAGGATATGGCCACCAGGCTGAAGCCCGCTCAGAAAGCCTTCATTGGCTTTGAAGGAGTGAAGGGCAAGAAGAAGATGTCGGCGGCAGAGGCGGTGAAGGAAAAGTGGCTTCCCTATGAGGCCGGCCAGCGCTTCCTGGAGTTCCAGTACCTCACGGGGGGCCTGGTGGACCCCGAAGTACAAGGGAGGATAAGCACAGAGGAAGCCATCAGGAAGGGGTACATCGACGGCCGGGCAGCTCAGAGGCTGCAAGACACCAGCACCTACGGCAAGATCCTGACCTGCCCCAAAACCAAGCTGAAAATATCCTACAAGGATGCCATCAACCGCTCCATGGTGGAAGACGTCACCGGCCTGCGCCTGCTGGAGGCTGCCTCTGTGTCCTCCAAGGGCTTGCCTAGCCCCTACAACATGTCCTCTGCCCCGGGCTCCCGCTCCGGATCCCGCTCTGGCTCCCGCTCTGGGTCCCGCTCCGGCTCCCGCAGTGGGTCCCGGAGAGGAAGCTTCGATGCCACAGGGAACTCCTCCTACTCTTACTGCTACTCCTTTAGCAGCAGCTCGATCGGGCACTAG